From Gordonia crocea, the proteins below share one genomic window:
- a CDS encoding HpcH/HpaI aldolase/citrate lyase family protein, which translates to MYDQEFVTNPDAEDVGSRIDPVLARSWLLVNGAQFERFEPASRSRADIVIIDIEDAVAPKDKVAARDNAVRWMTEGHDDWVRINGFGTPWWADDLAALSKTSVGGVMLAMVESMDHVTETANRLPNVPIVALVETARGLERIGEIASAKGTFRLAFGIGDFRRDTGFGENPMTLAYARSRFTIAAKAAHLPSAIDGPTVGSSALKLSEATSVSVEFGMTGKICLTPDQCAPVNEGLSPSQDDIKWAREFFAEFDADGGEIRNGSDLPRIARATKILDLARAYGITTSTYATDEAGHSTAPSDTYHY; encoded by the coding sequence GTGTACGACCAAGAATTCGTGACCAACCCCGACGCCGAGGATGTTGGGTCGCGCATTGATCCGGTACTGGCGCGCAGCTGGCTGCTCGTCAATGGTGCCCAGTTTGAGCGGTTCGAACCGGCTTCGCGGTCGCGTGCCGACATCGTCATCATCGACATCGAAGACGCGGTAGCGCCGAAGGATAAGGTGGCCGCCCGCGACAATGCGGTGCGATGGATGACCGAGGGCCACGACGACTGGGTCCGCATTAACGGTTTTGGTACTCCCTGGTGGGCTGACGACCTCGCGGCACTGTCGAAGACCTCGGTTGGCGGCGTCATGCTGGCCATGGTCGAGTCGATGGACCATGTGACCGAGACGGCGAACCGGCTGCCCAATGTGCCGATCGTCGCGCTGGTGGAGACCGCCCGCGGCCTGGAGCGGATCGGCGAGATCGCGTCGGCCAAGGGCACGTTCCGGCTGGCCTTCGGCATCGGCGACTTCCGCCGCGACACCGGCTTCGGCGAGAACCCAATGACGCTCGCTTATGCGCGGTCGCGCTTCACCATCGCGGCGAAGGCCGCGCACCTGCCCAGTGCGATCGACGGCCCCACAGTCGGTTCGAGCGCGCTGAAGCTCTCGGAAGCCACCTCGGTCAGCGTCGAGTTCGGCATGACCGGCAAGATCTGTCTGACCCCCGACCAGTGTGCGCCGGTCAACGAGGGCCTCTCGCCCTCGCAGGACGACATCAAGTGGGCGCGCGAATTCTTCGCGGAGTTCGACGCCGACGGGGGCGAGATCCGCAATGGTTCGGACCTGCCCCGGATCGCCCGGGCCACGAAGATCCTCGACCTGGCTCGGGCGTACGGGATCACCACCAGCACCTATGCCACCGACGAGGCCGGGCATTCCACCGCACCTTCGGATACGTACCACTATTGA
- a CDS encoding polysaccharide biosynthesis protein, translating into MTVGAMVANIAAYLVALPASRALGAVDYGVFGVVMAAMVIAAAPSMAVQAVIAREVVRGRPGLTTLGLRAAALVAMFSLVAGVVLVPLTRIPMSAAAAGLVMAPLITVTAAAQGFLQGRGQFHRLGWLLGLVGLLRSGPIIVALGLGAAATGALWAGALGTLAAAGVAWSLLRISPSDTAKGSVPPDAHQGNTFSSGAGVGSVLAASQVQLALLVAVSLDLLLARVVLSATDAGVYALGAVATKAAFWLPQAIGTVVYPRLAAPERDSRSLRMALGVVAGIGAVTVVGTWVLSPLVPRIVGEEYRPLTGILWLFAATGAVLSLLALLLLAVIAVRRTTIGLAVWACTALEAVAILGWADSVTSLVAIAATAATVMTALCLVAVISAERSSRRA; encoded by the coding sequence GTGACTGTCGGGGCGATGGTCGCCAATATCGCGGCCTACCTGGTGGCGCTGCCGGCCAGTCGCGCCCTGGGCGCGGTCGACTATGGGGTCTTCGGCGTGGTCATGGCGGCGATGGTCATCGCGGCCGCGCCGTCGATGGCGGTGCAGGCGGTGATCGCACGCGAGGTGGTGCGGGGCCGGCCGGGGCTGACCACCTTGGGGCTGCGGGCGGCAGCCCTGGTGGCGATGTTTTCCCTGGTGGCCGGCGTCGTGCTGGTGCCGCTCACCCGGATACCGATGTCCGCAGCGGCTGCTGGCCTGGTGATGGCTCCGCTGATCACGGTGACCGCCGCCGCCCAGGGTTTCCTGCAAGGGCGCGGCCAGTTCCACCGCCTCGGATGGTTGTTGGGCCTGGTCGGCCTACTGCGGTCGGGACCGATCATCGTGGCGCTGGGACTAGGGGCGGCGGCGACCGGCGCACTCTGGGCCGGGGCGTTGGGGACTCTCGCCGCGGCGGGTGTGGCCTGGAGTCTGCTGAGAATCTCCCCCTCCGATACCGCCAAGGGAAGTGTTCCCCCCGATGCCCACCAGGGGAACACTTTCAGCAGCGGTGCCGGGGTAGGGAGCGTGCTGGCCGCCTCCCAGGTCCAGTTGGCGCTGCTGGTGGCGGTATCGCTGGACCTGCTGCTGGCCCGCGTGGTGCTCTCGGCCACCGACGCTGGCGTCTACGCCCTCGGCGCGGTGGCGACGAAGGCCGCCTTCTGGTTGCCCCAGGCGATTGGCACGGTCGTCTATCCGCGCCTCGCCGCGCCCGAACGCGACTCCCGTTCGCTGCGGATGGCACTAGGCGTGGTGGCTGGCATCGGCGCCGTCACCGTCGTCGGGACCTGGGTGCTGTCCCCCCTCGTCCCCCGAATCGTCGGCGAGGAGTACCGGCCGCTGACCGGGATCCTGTGGCTGTTCGCCGCCACCGGCGCGGTGCTGTCCCTGCTCGCGCTGCTCCTCCTGGCCGTGATCGCAGTCCGGCGGACGACCATCGGGCTGGCGGTCTGGGCCTGCACCGCTCTCGAGGCCGTGGCCATTCTCGGGTGGGCCGACTCGGTGACGTCGCTGGTCGCCATCGCGGCGACCGCGGCGACCGTGATGACGGCCCTCTGTCTGGTCGCCGTGATCAGCGCGGAGCGAAGTAGTCGTCGAGCGTGA
- a CDS encoding polysaccharide deacetylase family protein: MDRRHFLATLAAGTAGLLTGCADRTTGIGVSSGTAVPPSDTPPSTTPPPRLPLAGPLPSTRVRLPAETITALPGTGRALALTIDDGASSEVVGAYCQFAKDTGARFTFFVTGQFDAWRDNRAALVPLVESGQVQLGNHSWSHPDLTSLTARGCADELTRTKRFLRNTYGVDGTPYYRPPFGYRNAQVDAVAASLGYTMPTLWDGSLSDSGLVTEKFLIGAARRYFRPQRIVIGHANDDPVTRVYDHFTTIIRQRRLQMVTLDDYFAPR; this comes from the coding sequence GTGGACCGACGGCACTTTCTTGCGACGTTGGCGGCGGGGACCGCTGGCCTGTTGACCGGTTGTGCGGACAGAACCACCGGCATCGGGGTGTCCAGCGGGACGGCCGTACCGCCGTCGGACACACCACCGTCAACCACTCCGCCGCCGCGGCTGCCGCTGGCAGGCCCGCTGCCGTCGACCCGTGTTCGCCTGCCGGCGGAAACGATCACCGCGCTGCCGGGAACCGGCCGGGCGTTGGCGCTCACCATCGATGACGGCGCGAGTTCGGAAGTCGTCGGCGCCTACTGCCAATTCGCCAAGGACACCGGGGCGCGGTTCACGTTCTTTGTCACCGGTCAGTTCGACGCATGGCGGGACAACCGCGCCGCGCTCGTCCCGCTCGTGGAATCAGGCCAGGTGCAACTGGGCAACCACAGTTGGAGCCATCCCGACCTCACATCACTGACTGCACGGGGATGCGCCGACGAGTTGACCCGGACCAAGCGCTTCCTGCGCAATACCTACGGTGTTGATGGCACTCCTTACTACCGCCCGCCTTTCGGCTACCGGAACGCGCAGGTCGACGCGGTCGCCGCCAGCCTGGGCTATACGATGCCCACGCTATGGGATGGCTCCCTGTCCGATTCGGGACTGGTCACCGAGAAGTTTCTGATCGGCGCCGCCCGCAGGTACTTTCGGCCACAGCGAATCGTGATCGGCCACGCCAACGATGATCCGGTCACGCGCGTGTACGACCATTTCACGACGATCATCCGGCAGCGCCGACTGCAGATGGTCACGCTCGACGACTACTTCGCTCCGCGCTGA
- a CDS encoding 3-hydroxyacyl-CoA dehydrogenase NAD-binding domain-containing protein: MSENMFNWEQDADGVVILTMDDPNQGANTMNDLFVSSIAATVDRLEAEKDDITGVILTSAKKTFFAGGDLKDMSADRPKDVTKAEIATAITERANGMKAVMRRLETLGKPVVAAINGAALGGGLEIALHCHYRIAADVKGNKIGLPEVTLGLLPGGGGVVRTVRLLGMQNALMGVLLQGTQFTPAKAKDTGLVNEVVGSVEELIPAAKKWIAANPEAQQPFDVKGYKIPGGAPTNPAVAANLPAFPALLRKQIKGANMPAPRAILAAAIEGAYVDVDTADLIETRYFVSLVTGQVAQNMIKSFFFDLQHINGGGSRPKGFDKHTVKKVGVIGAGMMGAAIAYVSAKAGMEVVLKDIDIDAANKGKDYSVKLEEKALSRGKTTEEKSKALLDRIHPTVDAADFAGVDFVIEAAFESVEVKNKVFQEIEDIVEPDAVLGSNTSTLPITILAEGVKRSEDFIGIHFFSPVDKMPLVEIIKGEKTSDAVLAKVIDYTLAIRKTPIVVNDSRGFFTSRVIGTFINEAVAAVGEGIEPAFIEQAGTQAGYPAAPLQLMDELTLTLPQKIRKETEAAAKAAGVEFPHHGSYDVIDWMVEQGRTAKKDGKGFYDYTDGKRGLLWPGLREHFKSGSKVIPLEDMKERMLFAEALETVKCFDEGVLTSVEDANIGSIFGIGFPAWTGGVVQYVNQYEGGVAGFVERAKELAAKYGSHFEPPASLVEKAQKGEKLTNETLTKVNA, from the coding sequence ATGAGCGAGAACATGTTCAACTGGGAGCAGGACGCCGATGGCGTCGTCATCCTGACGATGGACGACCCCAACCAGGGCGCCAACACGATGAACGACCTGTTCGTCAGTTCCATCGCGGCCACCGTGGACCGCCTTGAGGCCGAGAAGGACGACATCACCGGTGTCATCCTGACCTCGGCGAAGAAGACCTTCTTCGCCGGCGGCGACCTCAAGGACATGAGCGCCGACCGCCCCAAGGATGTCACCAAGGCGGAGATCGCCACCGCGATCACCGAGCGGGCCAACGGCATGAAGGCCGTCATGCGCCGGCTGGAGACGTTGGGCAAGCCGGTAGTCGCCGCCATCAACGGTGCCGCCCTCGGCGGTGGCCTGGAGATCGCGCTGCACTGCCATTACCGCATCGCTGCTGACGTCAAGGGCAACAAGATCGGCCTGCCCGAGGTCACCCTCGGCCTGCTCCCCGGCGGCGGCGGCGTGGTCCGCACCGTGCGTCTGCTCGGCATGCAGAACGCGCTGATGGGCGTGTTGCTGCAGGGCACCCAGTTCACTCCGGCCAAGGCCAAGGACACCGGCCTGGTCAACGAGGTCGTCGGTTCGGTGGAGGAGCTGATCCCGGCCGCGAAGAAGTGGATTGCTGCCAACCCGGAGGCCCAGCAGCCCTTCGACGTGAAGGGTTACAAGATCCCGGGCGGTGCGCCCACCAACCCGGCGGTCGCCGCCAATCTGCCAGCTTTCCCGGCGCTGCTGCGCAAGCAGATCAAGGGTGCCAACATGCCGGCCCCGCGCGCGATCCTCGCCGCGGCTATCGAGGGTGCCTACGTCGACGTGGACACCGCCGACCTCATCGAGACGCGCTACTTCGTCTCGCTGGTCACCGGCCAGGTTGCGCAGAACATGATCAAGTCGTTCTTCTTCGACCTGCAGCACATCAACGGCGGCGGGTCGCGGCCGAAGGGCTTCGACAAGCACACCGTCAAGAAGGTTGGCGTCATCGGCGCGGGCATGATGGGTGCGGCGATCGCCTACGTCTCGGCCAAGGCCGGCATGGAGGTCGTGCTCAAGGACATCGACATCGATGCTGCCAACAAGGGCAAGGACTACTCGGTCAAGCTGGAGGAGAAGGCGCTCTCGCGTGGGAAGACCACCGAGGAGAAGTCCAAGGCACTGCTGGATCGGATTCATCCGACGGTGGACGCGGCTGACTTCGCCGGTGTCGACTTCGTCATCGAGGCGGCCTTCGAGTCGGTCGAGGTGAAGAACAAGGTGTTCCAGGAGATCGAGGACATCGTCGAGCCGGATGCCGTGCTTGGCTCCAACACCTCGACCCTGCCGATCACCATCCTCGCCGAGGGTGTGAAGCGGTCCGAGGACTTCATCGGGATCCACTTCTTCTCCCCGGTCGACAAGATGCCGCTGGTCGAGATCATTAAGGGTGAGAAGACCTCCGACGCCGTGCTGGCCAAGGTCATCGACTACACCCTGGCGATCCGCAAGACCCCGATCGTCGTCAACGACAGCCGCGGGTTCTTCACCAGCCGAGTCATCGGCACCTTCATCAACGAGGCTGTCGCGGCCGTCGGCGAGGGCATCGAACCGGCATTCATCGAGCAAGCGGGCACCCAGGCCGGCTACCCGGCCGCACCGCTGCAGCTGATGGACGAGCTGACCCTGACCCTGCCGCAGAAGATCCGCAAGGAGACCGAGGCGGCAGCCAAGGCGGCCGGTGTTGAGTTCCCGCACCACGGGTCCTACGACGTCATCGACTGGATGGTGGAGCAGGGACGCACCGCCAAGAAGGACGGCAAGGGGTTCTACGACTACACCGACGGCAAGCGCGGCCTGCTGTGGCCGGGGCTGCGTGAGCACTTCAAGTCCGGTTCCAAGGTGATCCCGCTGGAGGACATGAAGGAGCGGATGCTCTTCGCCGAGGCGTTGGAGACGGTGAAGTGCTTCGACGAGGGTGTGCTCACCTCGGTGGAGGACGCCAACATCGGCTCGATCTTCGGTATCGGTTTCCCGGCCTGGACCGGTGGTGTGGTCCAGTACGTCAACCAGTACGAGGGTGGCGTTGCGGGCTTCGTGGAGCGGGCCAAGGAGCTGGCCGCGAAGTACGGTTCGCATTTCGAGCCGCCGGCCTCGCTGGTCGAGAAGGCGCAGAAGGGTGAGAAGCTCACCAACGAGACGCTGACCAAGGTCAACGCCTAG
- a CDS encoding acetyl-CoA C-acetyltransferase, translated as MPEQAFIYEAVRTPRGKQRGGALHSVKPIDLVSGLINQLLARHGGLDPADVNDVVLGVVSPVGEQGAVIARTAALVSGLPETVPGTQINRFCASGLEACNLAAAKVASGFDDLVLAGGVESMSRVPMGSDGGALFMDPATAYDNYIAPQGIGADLIATIEGFSRDDVDAFAAESQARAAKAWESGYFAKSVLPVTDINGVVVLDRDEHMRPGTTAEQLGKLKPAFQGLADMAGFDDVIMQKYPNVEKVNHVHTGGNSSGIVDGSGLVLIGSEEAGKRNGLAPRGRIVSYAEIGSEPAIMLTGPTPATELALKKAGLTTEDIDVYELNEAFASVVMKWMKDLNIPHEKVNVNGGAIAMGHPLGATGAMILGTCLDELERTGGRYGLVTLCIGGGMGVATVIERL; from the coding sequence GTGCCTGAACAAGCATTCATCTACGAGGCGGTCCGCACGCCTCGTGGCAAGCAGCGCGGTGGCGCGCTGCACAGCGTCAAGCCGATCGACCTCGTGTCGGGACTGATCAACCAGCTGTTGGCCCGTCACGGCGGCCTCGACCCGGCCGACGTTAATGACGTCGTTTTGGGCGTCGTCTCCCCGGTCGGCGAGCAGGGCGCTGTGATCGCCCGTACTGCCGCACTGGTCTCGGGTCTGCCCGAGACGGTCCCCGGTACCCAGATCAACCGCTTCTGCGCCTCGGGCCTGGAGGCCTGCAACCTGGCCGCGGCCAAGGTCGCCTCCGGCTTCGACGACCTGGTCCTCGCCGGTGGCGTCGAGTCGATGTCGCGCGTGCCGATGGGCAGCGACGGTGGTGCGTTGTTCATGGACCCGGCCACCGCCTACGACAACTACATCGCCCCGCAGGGCATCGGCGCCGACCTGATCGCCACCATCGAAGGCTTCTCCCGCGACGACGTCGACGCGTTTGCCGCCGAGTCGCAGGCCCGCGCCGCAAAGGCATGGGAATCGGGCTACTTCGCCAAGTCGGTGCTTCCGGTGACTGACATCAACGGTGTTGTGGTGCTCGACCGGGACGAGCACATGCGCCCGGGCACCACCGCTGAACAGCTGGGCAAGCTCAAGCCCGCCTTCCAGGGGCTGGCCGACATGGCCGGCTTCGATGACGTGATCATGCAGAAGTACCCGAATGTCGAGAAGGTCAACCACGTCCACACCGGTGGCAACAGCTCCGGCATCGTCGACGGATCCGGCCTGGTGCTGATCGGTTCCGAGGAAGCCGGCAAGCGCAACGGACTCGCGCCTCGGGGCCGCATCGTCTCCTACGCCGAGATCGGTTCGGAGCCGGCGATCATGCTCACCGGTCCGACCCCGGCCACCGAGTTGGCCCTGAAGAAGGCTGGGTTGACCACCGAGGACATTGATGTCTACGAGCTCAACGAGGCCTTCGCGTCGGTCGTCATGAAGTGGATGAAGGACCTCAACATCCCGCACGAGAAGGTCAACGTCAACGGTGGCGCGATCGCGATGGGCCACCCGCTTGGTGCGACCGGCGCCATGATCCTGGGCACCTGCCTCGACGAGTTGGAGCGCACCGGCGGCCGCTACGGCCTGGTGACCCTGTGCATCGGCGGCGGCATGGGCGTCGCGACCGTCATCGAGCGCCTCTAA
- a CDS encoding TetR/AcrR family transcriptional regulator: MSRPADRRRQLIEHAAALFVERGYPHVAMADIARAAGVTAPSLYRHFTDKRDLLGAAVLSGVDDLEICTDRALATPGTRAQTTRKLIEAITKRPDSASLWRWTGAYLSDAQNREVALRTRAVLRRWSDALFGDADLADWERSQLTWALLSVAGSGTVHSRRLSAARELDELTDRALRLLSLRPAQAPPRPFAVPSSPSTTRRDEILDAASQLFAERGYADVGVDEIGAAVGISGPSVYNHFSSKAAILVGIGQRSAARLEAGVIAVYGAAGTQPDDPAALLTGLVDSYVTAITATPDLSVSFNNSPALATDPAAVALLDSQRRYVARWIELLAAAEAVPAAEAGVGVHAALSIVNDAVRLRRGTSRPEFGSQMAYLMRGVLLGEVASVDP, encoded by the coding sequence ATGAGCCGACCGGCCGATCGTCGTCGCCAGCTCATCGAACATGCCGCCGCGCTCTTCGTCGAGCGTGGCTATCCGCATGTCGCGATGGCCGACATCGCCCGGGCCGCAGGCGTGACAGCGCCATCGCTGTACCGACACTTCACCGACAAACGTGACCTGCTCGGCGCGGCCGTCCTCTCCGGCGTGGACGACCTGGAGATCTGCACCGATCGCGCCCTGGCCACTCCCGGCACACGGGCACAAACCACCCGAAAGCTGATTGAGGCGATCACCAAGCGGCCCGACTCCGCGTCGCTGTGGCGGTGGACCGGCGCCTACCTCAGCGACGCCCAGAACCGGGAGGTCGCGCTGCGCACCCGCGCGGTCCTGCGCCGGTGGTCCGATGCCCTCTTCGGTGACGCCGACCTGGCCGATTGGGAGCGGTCCCAATTGACCTGGGCCCTGCTCAGCGTCGCCGGTTCGGGCACCGTGCACAGCAGGCGGCTTTCGGCAGCCCGAGAACTCGACGAACTCACCGACCGCGCCCTACGACTGCTCAGTCTGCGCCCCGCGCAGGCACCACCCCGGCCGTTCGCGGTCCCGAGCTCACCGTCGACGACCCGCCGCGACGAGATCCTCGACGCGGCCTCACAGCTCTTCGCCGAGCGCGGCTACGCCGACGTCGGAGTCGACGAGATCGGTGCCGCCGTCGGAATCAGCGGGCCGAGCGTCTACAACCACTTCTCGTCGAAGGCGGCGATCCTCGTCGGGATCGGCCAGCGCAGCGCCGCCCGATTGGAGGCCGGGGTGATCGCCGTCTACGGCGCGGCGGGCACCCAGCCCGACGACCCGGCGGCACTGCTGACGGGCTTGGTCGACTCCTACGTCACCGCCATCACCGCGACCCCCGACCTGTCGGTGTCGTTCAACAACTCGCCCGCCTTGGCCACCGACCCGGCCGCGGTCGCACTGCTTGACAGCCAGCGCCGCTACGTGGCGCGGTGGATCGAGCTGCTCGCCGCCGCCGAGGCCGTCCCAGCCGCCGAGGCCGGCGTGGGCGTGCACGCGGCGCTCTCGATCGTCAATGACGCCGTGCGGCTGCGCCGCGGCACCTCCCGTCCCGAGTTCGGTTCCCAGATGGCCTATCTGATGCGCGGCGTGCTGCTGGGCGAAGTCGCGAGCGTGGACCCATGA
- a CDS encoding adenylate/guanylate cyclase domain-containing protein, producing the protein MTDEQRYSRAELTAVLGVSPEQVDRLWNAFGFARRQTDAKIFSQHDLDALRLFVVASRVIPDDEQVATARAIGQSAARLADWQADMLLDLDRNPAITWSIDDMARAMSTIQTMVWRRHLEAALERDVAQVDPTAAESQRLAGVRTTEVVGFADIVGFTSLSRRIDLPDLEVLLEAFENRVHAVITAHGGQVVKTLGDAVLFTNTDVASAASTAVQIQEEVADVDPVPPLRIGLAYGEILNRHGDVFGEPVNIASRLCGSARPGTTLIDAALAEAIGRDEGQGLRIRPIPTLSVRGYRRLKASTLTQARPARD; encoded by the coding sequence ATGACCGACGAGCAGCGCTATAGCCGAGCCGAACTGACTGCGGTACTGGGAGTTTCGCCCGAACAGGTTGACCGGCTGTGGAATGCGTTCGGCTTCGCCCGTCGGCAGACCGACGCCAAGATCTTCAGCCAGCACGACCTGGACGCCCTGCGGTTGTTCGTCGTCGCCTCACGGGTGATCCCCGACGACGAGCAGGTCGCAACCGCCCGCGCAATCGGGCAGAGCGCCGCCCGGTTGGCCGATTGGCAAGCCGACATGTTGCTCGACCTCGACCGCAACCCCGCCATCACCTGGTCGATCGACGACATGGCCCGCGCGATGAGCACCATCCAAACGATGGTGTGGCGGCGGCACCTGGAAGCAGCCCTCGAACGCGACGTCGCCCAGGTGGATCCGACGGCGGCCGAGTCGCAGCGGCTCGCCGGGGTCCGCACCACCGAGGTCGTCGGGTTCGCCGACATCGTCGGGTTCACCAGCCTGTCGCGTCGCATCGACCTTCCCGACCTCGAAGTACTCCTCGAGGCCTTCGAGAACCGCGTCCACGCGGTCATCACCGCCCACGGCGGGCAAGTCGTCAAAACGCTGGGCGATGCCGTGTTGTTCACCAACACCGACGTCGCGTCGGCCGCCTCGACCGCCGTGCAGATCCAAGAGGAAGTCGCCGACGTCGACCCCGTGCCCCCGTTGCGCATCGGACTCGCCTACGGTGAGATCCTCAACCGGCACGGTGACGTATTCGGCGAGCCGGTCAACATCGCCTCGCGCCTGTGCGGCTCAGCGCGACCGGGCACGACCCTGATCGACGCGGCACTGGCCGAGGCCATCGGCCGCGACGAAGGGCAAGGCTTGCGGATCCGCCCGATCCCGACCCTGTCGGTCCGCGGATACCGTCGGTTGAAGGCGTCGACGCTGACCCAAGCGCGACCGGCACGGGACTGA
- a CDS encoding ATP-binding cassette domain-containing protein: MTTPNPEYAIEAVDLVKRFGDFTAVDGISFHVPRGTVLGLLGPNGAGKTTTVRMMTTLSKPTSGTAYVAGYDVRTHPDEVRRSMGLTGQAATVDEILTGRENLAMIGGLYGIGRRALAARSDQLLEQFSLTEAANKPVKDYSGGMRRRLDLAVSLLAAPPVLFLDEPTTGLDPRSRNELWDVLRGLVNDGTTLLLTTQYLEEADQLADDIVVVDRGRIIEHGTAMQLKQRAGAASLVLTVSDAADLTAAAEVLRRAGGEVFVEENARRVTAPATGLGDLTAAATLLDESGIAVDDLGLARPSLDDVFLSLTGHRTESDTAQQEPAQ, translated from the coding sequence ATGACCACGCCCAACCCCGAGTATGCGATCGAGGCCGTCGATCTCGTCAAACGATTCGGCGATTTCACCGCCGTCGACGGCATCAGCTTTCACGTACCCCGCGGCACCGTGCTGGGTCTGCTGGGCCCCAACGGCGCCGGCAAGACCACGACGGTCCGGATGATGACAACGCTGTCGAAACCGACCAGCGGTACCGCCTACGTCGCCGGATACGACGTCCGCACACACCCCGACGAGGTGCGCCGCAGCATGGGGCTGACCGGGCAGGCCGCCACGGTCGACGAGATTCTCACCGGACGCGAGAATCTCGCAATGATCGGTGGCCTCTACGGGATTGGCCGCCGCGCGTTGGCCGCCCGGAGTGATCAACTGCTCGAACAATTCTCCCTAACCGAGGCCGCCAACAAGCCGGTCAAAGACTACTCGGGCGGAATGCGCCGACGCCTCGACCTTGCGGTCAGCCTCTTGGCCGCACCACCGGTACTCTTCCTCGACGAGCCGACGACCGGACTCGACCCGCGCAGCCGAAATGAGTTGTGGGATGTGCTCCGGGGACTCGTCAACGACGGCACGACCCTGTTGCTCACCACCCAGTACCTGGAGGAAGCCGACCAACTGGCCGACGACATCGTCGTTGTCGACCGCGGGCGGATCATCGAGCACGGCACCGCGATGCAGCTCAAACAGCGGGCTGGGGCCGCAAGCCTAGTCCTCACCGTGTCCGACGCCGCAGATCTCACCGCCGCCGCGGAGGTCCTGCGGCGCGCCGGTGGCGAGGTCTTCGTCGAGGAGAACGCCCGCCGGGTGACCGCCCCGGCCACCGGCCTGGGTGATTTGACGGCCGCAGCCACATTGCTCGACGAATCCGGCATCGCCGTCGACGACTTGGGCCTGGCCCGGCCCAGCCTCGACGACGTCTTCCTCTCCCTTACCGGTCACCGCACTGAATCCGACACCGCCCAACAGGAGCCTGCCCAATGA
- a CDS encoding ABC transporter permease — MTTLVETSPTSLWRQSWIMVKRNLIHTKRMPEMLADVTFQPIMFVLLFAFVFGSSIAVPGSNYKEFLLPGIMGQTIAFTAFIVANGITADLDKGIIDRFRALPIHQSSVIIGRSIAAVLHSSIGIVVMAVTGLAIGWRMRNSIGETLLAFALILLFGFAMIWFGLIVGSWLKTTEAVNGFMFTTLFPVTFLSNAFVPTAPMPSWLRAIAEWNPISALVQAMRVLWGNGPAAPVDAPWPLQHPVLATIIWSVSLTVIFAPIAIVMYYRRTTD, encoded by the coding sequence ATGACCACCCTGGTAGAAACCTCACCCACCAGCCTGTGGCGCCAGTCCTGGATCATGGTGAAGCGCAATCTGATCCACACCAAACGCATGCCCGAGATGCTGGCGGATGTGACCTTCCAGCCGATCATGTTCGTGCTGTTGTTCGCCTTCGTTTTCGGCTCTTCGATCGCGGTGCCGGGCAGTAACTACAAGGAGTTCCTCCTGCCGGGGATCATGGGCCAGACAATCGCGTTCACCGCCTTCATCGTCGCCAACGGGATCACCGCAGATCTAGACAAGGGCATCATCGATCGATTCCGGGCCCTACCCATTCACCAGTCCTCAGTGATCATCGGCCGCTCCATCGCCGCGGTCCTCCACTCCTCAATCGGCATCGTGGTCATGGCGGTGACCGGCTTGGCAATCGGGTGGCGGATGCGCAACTCCATCGGCGAAACCCTCCTCGCCTTTGCGCTCATCCTGCTGTTCGGATTCGCCATGATCTGGTTCGGACTGATTGTCGGGTCGTGGCTCAAGACCACCGAAGCGGTGAATGGCTTCATGTTCACCACATTGTTCCCGGTGACTTTCCTATCCAACGCCTTCGTGCCGACTGCACCGATGCCGTCGTGGTTGCGCGCGATTGCCGAGTGGAATCCGATTTCCGCCCTGGTTCAGGCGATGCGCGTGTTGTGGGGCAACGGTCCGGCGGCTCCTGTGGACGCACCATGGCCGTTGCAACACCCGGTGCTTGCCACCATCATCTGGTCGGTGAGCCTCACCGTGATCTTCGCGCCGATCGCGATCGTGATGTACTACCGCCGCACGACTGACTGA